The window TGGCCATGTCATTGTAAGTCTCATTGGGACAAAAAAAGGTCTTGATACTTGAATTGACATCTTCTGACGAGACCTAAGACACAGGGATCAAAAAGTCAGCACAAGGGCAGTACAAAGTCCGCATACGTGACCAGGGCGCTCAAAGTCTTGGAGTGGCAGGTCTCTGCTGAGGTGGAGAAAGTCTGGCTTGCAAGCTTTACTGGGAGATGAGACAGGTggcaaaaaaaatacatttctagcCAAGAGCAGTCAACCATGAGACTATATTCCTTACACTTTGAGGAAGAAAGACCTGGGATGAGGGCGCTTGAGTTATGACAATGCAACACCATGGATCTGGCTCTGCTTCCCCTCCCAGTGATAATTTTGTAAGTGATACCACTGGAAGTCTGGCCCAACAGCCCCGTGCACTGTGGGGGAGACGAGGCAGGTGACAGGTGAGTAGCTGGGAGCTGACAGGTGACGGTGGAGGACAGGCCCGGGTACCGCCTGACCCCACACCCCAACTTTGGCTCCAAATGGAAAAGGCCTCTGCCCTGAATTTTCTGCAGAAGAAAACACTCCCACatggggcctggatgctcctgcctctccctccaagGCCCAGCTGGCTGAACAAAACCCAACCTGGGAAAAGAGGTTATTTCTCCATATCTCAGACCTGCTCTCTCCACCATTTTGTGCAGGACAATGGAATCCTGATACTTGCCTGACTCATCAGGGGCAAAGGCGCTGGAGTAGGAcagtccttattttttattttttttattttttgcaaacacacgagggtttatttacaagctcgagcttgggtccaagtgtacccgacacagcagagcaggacAGTCCTTATCTTGTAGCTGACAGTGTCCTACGGTGGAGCTGGTATACTTCACATTTACCacagcgcacacacacacagagtgttACTACACGGTTCACTAAAAGGAATGGACTTTCCTGGATTCAAGTCTATCGGGGACACTGTAGAGATACCCTTATGTGGACACTATCACCACACTGGTGATGGGGGTGCAGGCCTGCCAGGTGGGCCTGCCTGGGCAGGATGGCTGAAGACCACCAAGGGAAGCAGGTCAGTGCCCCCTCCTGGTGGAACCTGGCAGAGACGAGCAGCCAAAGGAGAAACGTGTGTGGCTCGCAATGAGGCGACCACGGGATGATCCACACGTGCGGGGTTTCCCAAACCACGTCGGGGGGTACACCAGGCGCAGGGGCTCCCTGGAAAGAGTCCTGCGTCGAATGCGCGGAGATGCATCACAGCACTTGCTGGAGCTCACTTGAAGGCAGAGCAGAGGCTCCAGCATCAGACGGCTGCTCTACAGCGACCGTGGGAGCGACACTTCATTCTGCAACGCTCTGGCTGCCTCACCTGTGAAATAGGTTAATGCTGACCTCATGGCATATACTATCCCCTGTGAGAACAGGTCAAGACCTCACtttgtggggcgcctggatggctcagtcggttaagcgtctgcttttggctcaggtcatgatccttgggtcctaggattgagtctcacatcgggctccctgctcagtgggaagcctgcttcaccctctgccgctctctcacggactctcaaataaataaagaaaatttcaagaaaaataaaaagagaggcctcactttgttttctcctctgtaaacgTGGATAATAACAGCAGCCAACATGGCGGTGGTAAAGACCACACGAAGTCATGTACACGAGTGCTTGGTGGGACAGCTGGCGCACGAGAAATACTCCAAACACTTGTAACACTTACAGAATTTTAAAGGCCCTAGAACGTCCTGTATTAAAGCAATTCGTTTAATTTTGGCTAACCCCTTAGACCACAGGatccttttccatttgtttttgaatCATATGCATCAGGGTTCCACAGAATGCGTCTAGGAAATACTGCTCTGTAATGAGGCAGCCTCAGTATTAGCAAGTAACAGGGGTTGGTGAATTTTTTCCATAAATAGCCACATAGTAAGAATTTTAGATTTCATAGGCCACAGAGTCTCtgctgtatattctttttttcctaaacactctttaaaaatgtgaataccattctttcttttttttttttttttgacaggaaGCAGGATTTATTGGTGGGCATGAATAGGGTTCGGGTGGTGCAAGGTTCTCATGAGTGGAGAGCCCTCCATTTGTCCAAGGGGCCACGATTAGGGATGTATTTGACCCCACAGCCATCTGGGATGAGCCGCTTTTCGGCCACCATATCTTCAAATTCGTCCGCATTAAACTTAGTAAAGGCCCACTTCTTGGAAATGTGGATCTTCTGGCGGCCAGAGAACTTGAACTTGGCCCTGCATAGGGCCTCAATCACATGTTCCTTGTTCTGCAGCTTGGTACGGATGGACATGACGACTTGGCCAATGTGGACCCTGGCTACTGTGCCCTGGGGCTTCCCAAAGGCACCTCGCATACCTGTCTGCAGCCTGTCAGCTCCAGCACAGGACAACTTCTTGTTGATACGGGTAACATGGAAGGGATGGAGCCGCACTTGGATGTGAAAACCATCTTTGCCACAGCTTTTCACCATGTACTTCTTGGCACAAATATGGGCAGCCTCCAGGGCTTCGGAGGAGAGCTGCTCATGCTCATCTGACACCATGTGGCTACATAATGGGAACTCATCCACTTTTGCCTTCTTCCGCCCCAGATCAAAGATGCGAATCTTGGCATCAGGGACACCTCTGCAGAAGCGAGACTTTGGATACGGCTTGTTCTTACAGTACCGGTAACACCGGGCGGGGCGGCGACCCATGGCGACACCAGATCTTCAGTGGTGCGTCGAAGGAAAAAGAGCGTGAATACCATTCTTTAGCTAGAGGGCTACAGAGAAACAAGCAGTTGCCAAAGCCACATTTGGCCAATGGGCCACAGTTTGGCAACCTCCGATCTAACACTTGTTGCTCTTCATGGACATTCCTGGGGACACCAAAGGGGCAGCCATCCAAGACAAAGTCCCCACGAAGCTCCGCAGGGGCAACAAGATGACAAGAAACTTAGGGACCGTTCCTGAGCCTCGTCCCTAGGGGCCAGAACCACGCATCTGGCTGACCACAGGCAGCTCTCAGAGCCACTAGCTTGGACCAGAGATTATCAGGGCAGAGTAAGCTGGAATGCCTCCCTCACTGCCTCTGCTCTTTCAAGAAAAGGTTCTAGAAAGTACTACATATTCctaggaagagaggagaaatggaaaaagagcATAGGCCAGAACCTAAACCCAGTAAGAACAAGATGCCCAGAGAGCCAGAGCACTGATCACCCTGAGGCAGACATTCCTTTCTCCCTGTCTCAAGGGTGATGCTCACAACCATGGGGGTGAGGCTGGTGGGCACCTTTCAGGGGTGAAGAGGTAAGAGTAAACTGGGGTTTGGTGAAGAAGCGGTTGTCTGCTTCCTGAGCTTGTCTCCAGTTACTTTTGTTCAAcaaagagagagaacgagagagagagagaaagagagagaaagagagagagaggagcttcCTTCTATGATGACCATGACTCTTCATAGAAgt is drawn from Vulpes lagopus strain Blue_001 chromosome 8, ASM1834538v1, whole genome shotgun sequence and contains these coding sequences:
- the LOC121496766 gene encoding 60S ribosomal protein L10-like gives rise to the protein MGRRPARCYRYCKNKPYPKSRFCRGVPDAKIRIFDLGRKKAKVDEFPLCSHMVSDEHEQLSSEALEAAHICAKKYMVKSCGKDGFHIQVRLHPFHVTRINKKLSCAGADRLQTGMRGAFGKPQGTVARVHIGQVVMSIRTKLQNKEHVIEALCRAKFKFSGRQKIHISKKWAFTKFNADEFEDMVAEKRLIPDGCGVKYIPNRGPLDKWRALHS